One stretch of Candidatus Dormiibacterota bacterium DNA includes these proteins:
- a CDS encoding ABC transporter permease, protein MIPFLVRRALSSVPTLLGISVLTFAILNLLPNDPIQVWSGGGYYSAEAVEHLRSELRLEQSPAARYASWGLALLRGDLGRSMRDGRPVAAVIVSALPWTLLLNFCSVILIYGVAVPFGLFGASSPGSIADRLGRALLILLYAVPSFAAALLLQQWFAVRLGWLPLQGVPDRGATALGTTASLARHLLLPTICLALSGWALVARYARAAFRSALGREFLAVARAKGLSRLRASGHVVANTAVPFITLLATIVPGLAGGSVIVEQIFSLPGVGRLYLTSIEARDYPVVVGLTLLSAVLVLSGHLLVDVLYLVVDPRIRSGLLDERSDAA, encoded by the coding sequence ATGATCCCCTTCCTGGTCCGCCGGGCGCTTTCGTCGGTGCCGACGCTTCTCGGGATCTCGGTTCTGACCTTCGCGATCCTCAACCTGCTGCCGAACGATCCGATCCAGGTCTGGTCGGGCGGAGGCTATTACTCGGCCGAGGCGGTCGAGCATCTGCGATCCGAGCTGCGCCTCGAGCAGAGTCCCGCGGCCCGCTACGCCTCCTGGGGTCTCGCCCTCCTGCGGGGCGACCTGGGCCGATCGATGCGCGACGGACGCCCCGTCGCCGCGGTCATCGTCTCGGCTCTCCCCTGGACGCTGCTGTTGAATTTCTGCTCCGTGATCCTGATCTACGGCGTGGCGGTGCCGTTCGGACTGTTCGGGGCCTCGTCCCCCGGCTCGATCGCGGACCGTCTCGGGCGCGCCCTCCTGATCCTCCTCTATGCCGTGCCCTCGTTCGCCGCGGCACTCCTGCTGCAGCAATGGTTCGCGGTTCGCCTGGGATGGCTCCCCCTCCAGGGAGTCCCGGACCGCGGCGCCACGGCACTGGGAACGACCGCCTCCCTGGCGCGCCACCTGCTCCTGCCGACCATCTGCCTGGCGCTCAGCGGCTGGGCGCTCGTCGCGCGCTACGCGCGCGCCGCCTTCCGCTCCGCCCTGGGAAGGGAGTTCCTGGCGGTGGCGCGCGCCAAGGGTCTGTCCCGGCTGCGCGCCTCCGGGCACGTGGTCGCGAATACCGCGGTCCCGTTCATCACGCTGCTCGCGACGATCGTGCCGGGGCTGGCGGGGGGAAGCGTGATTGTCGAGCAGATCTTTTCCCTGCCGGGAGTCGGCCGGCTCTACCTCACCTCGATCGAGGCGCGTGACTATCCCGTCGTCGTCGGTCTGACCCTGCTCTCCGCCGTGCTGGTGCTGTCGGGGCATCTCCTGGTGGACGTCCTTTATCTCGTGGTCGATCCACGGATCCGGTCCGGGCTCCTGGACGAGCGCTCCGATGCAGCCTGA
- a CDS encoding ABC transporter permease translates to MQPESRPAIFVVLATALAGLLAPLLANDRPILARVGGHLTAPALAELPIVGRLFDDPSANLVDWGAAPAPLQTGAPRVLLMPPVPYSYRGIHLDEALRPPSRSHWMGTDALGRDLLARVLHGASLSLLVGFGATALALLIGFCLGALAVMRGGLLDLLIVRVVDVVACFPPFVLALAFMAALGRGGVWPMVAGIGLSRWTTIARYVRGEILRHRGGAVWISARAAGAGGVRLVVRHLLPLLAAPLAVLASFGVANAIVLESGLSFLGFGVSPPAPSWGSILAEARGSLDAAWWPVFFPSAALVIVLSSLCAAAESAAAGESRVTRS, encoded by the coding sequence ATGCAGCCTGAATCGCGACCGGCTATCTTCGTCGTTCTGGCCACCGCGCTTGCCGGGCTGCTCGCGCCGCTCCTGGCGAACGATCGACCGATCCTCGCCCGGGTGGGCGGACATCTCACCGCGCCCGCGCTCGCCGAGCTTCCGATCGTCGGACGCCTGTTCGACGATCCGAGCGCGAACCTCGTGGACTGGGGCGCCGCGCCCGCGCCGCTGCAGACCGGTGCGCCGCGCGTCCTCCTGATGCCGCCCGTTCCCTATTCCTACCGCGGCATACACCTGGACGAGGCGCTCCGGCCCCCCTCGCGCTCCCATTGGATGGGGACGGACGCGCTGGGACGGGACCTGCTGGCGCGCGTTCTGCACGGAGCGAGCCTGTCGCTCCTGGTGGGATTCGGGGCCACGGCGCTCGCCCTTCTGATCGGATTCTGCCTGGGGGCGCTCGCGGTGATGCGTGGCGGTCTGCTCGATCTTCTGATCGTGCGCGTCGTCGACGTGGTGGCGTGCTTCCCGCCCTTCGTCCTGGCTCTCGCCTTCATGGCAGCCCTGGGTCGAGGCGGGGTCTGGCCGATGGTTGCCGGCATCGGCCTCAGCCGCTGGACCACGATCGCCCGCTATGTGCGCGGAGAGATCCTGCGCCACCGGGGCGGCGCAGTCTGGATCTCGGCGCGGGCCGCCGGCGCCGGCGGGGTCCGCCTGGTCGTCCGGCATCTCCTGCCCCTCCTGGCCGCGCCCCTCGCGGTCCTGGCGTCGTTCGGGGTGGCCAACGCCATCGTTCTGGAATCCGGGCTGAGCTTCCTCGGCTTCGGCGTCAGCCCTCCCGCGCCGTCCTGGGGATCGATCCTCGCCGAGGCGCGCGGCTCGCTCGACGCCGCCTGGTGGCCCGTCTTCTTTCCGTCCGCCGCCCTGGTGATCGTCCTGTCGTCCCTCTGCGCCGCGGCCGAGAGCGCGGCCGCAGGCGAGTCCCGGGTCACTCGCTCCTGA
- a CDS encoding sensor domain-containing diguanylate cyclase, which yields MTEANQADPSHRASDSSDRRILLSFMEIASATAGANDLDSVLETIARSLRRLFPVDGAALGLLEGESILVREISRRAPASPREPERLPADASHLLGWVISRDRALWRNDVPAEMRFSESVKTPGMKSDMTIPLKARGLVMGAFRVACRRRHAFDPEDFEVLKRCADMTAVAVETQRLLLATKRLAELDGVTGVFNHRHFRTLLEQEVEHARRLERPVSLVMIDIDHFKRFNDAHGHQAGDEVLRHVAQLTARALRRSDAVARYGGEEFVVLLPEAAIEDALPVAEKIRAEVERNPLSVGGTLRPLHVTVSLGVAAFPADAINGPELVAVADRALYQAKSRGRNRVCHIAAEVRSE from the coding sequence ATGACGGAGGCGAACCAGGCCGATCCCTCGCACCGGGCCTCCGATTCCTCCGACCGCAGGATTCTTCTTTCCTTCATGGAGATCGCGTCCGCCACCGCGGGCGCGAACGATCTCGACAGTGTCCTCGAGACGATCGCCCGCTCGCTCCGGCGGCTGTTCCCCGTCGATGGCGCGGCGCTCGGGCTCCTGGAAGGGGAGAGCATCCTCGTGCGCGAGATCAGCAGGCGCGCCCCGGCTTCGCCTCGCGAGCCGGAGCGTCTGCCGGCGGACGCCTCGCACCTTCTGGGATGGGTCATAAGCAGGGACCGTGCCCTGTGGAGAAACGACGTCCCGGCAGAGATGCGCTTCAGCGAGAGCGTGAAGACTCCGGGAATGAAGAGCGACATGACGATTCCCCTGAAGGCGCGTGGCCTGGTGATGGGCGCCTTTCGCGTCGCCTGCCGCAGGCGCCACGCCTTCGACCCCGAAGACTTCGAAGTGCTGAAGCGGTGCGCCGACATGACCGCCGTGGCGGTCGAGACGCAGCGCCTGCTGCTCGCGACCAAGAGGCTGGCCGAGCTGGACGGGGTCACGGGAGTCTTCAACCACCGGCACTTCAGGACCCTCCTGGAGCAGGAGGTCGAGCATGCCCGGCGGTTGGAACGGCCCGTCTCCCTCGTCATGATCGACATCGATCACTTCAAGCGCTTCAACGACGCCCACGGCCACCAGGCCGGTGACGAAGTGCTGCGGCACGTGGCGCAATTGACCGCGCGGGCGTTGCGACGATCGGATGCCGTGGCGCGGTATGGCGGCGAGGAGTTTGTCGTCCTCCTCCCCGAGGCGGCGATCGAGGACGCCCTGCCGGTCGCCGAGAAGATCCGGGCCGAGGTCGAGCGGAACCCTCTCAGCGTCGGCGGCACGCTGCGCCCTCTGCACGTCACCGTCAGCCTGGGGGTCGCCGCGTTTCCGGCGGACGCCATCAACGGCCCCGAGCTTGTCGCCGTGGCCGACCGCGCCCTGTACCAGGCGAAGAGCCGCGGGAGAAACCGCGTCTGCCACATTGCCGCGGAGGTCAGGAGCGAGTGA
- the larE gene encoding ATP-dependent sacrificial sulfur transferase LarE: MQTRHGELKRILGDIGPCLVAFSGGVDSTLLLKVAFDVLGDSAVAITAVSPSLAASEREEAGFLARLIGAGHRFVETREIDDPRYARNDALRCYYCKTALFEVLKTLAVAAGGRTLVYGAITDDLGDDRPGMRAAAEAGVRAPLVEAGLTKEMVRSLSHRLGLPTWDKPAMACLASRLPRFVPVTRAALLRVERAEAAIRALGYRQVRVRVQGEGARVELDREGLVKSSFPSEGNLVIQAVLAAGFRAAVIDPHGYRPGGRPSVQSAPAV; the protein is encoded by the coding sequence ATGCAAACCCGTCACGGAGAGCTGAAGCGAATTCTCGGGGACATCGGTCCCTGCCTCGTCGCCTTCTCCGGCGGCGTGGACAGCACGCTCCTCTTGAAGGTCGCATTCGACGTCCTGGGCGACAGTGCTGTCGCCATCACGGCGGTGTCCCCGTCCCTGGCCGCCTCCGAACGGGAGGAGGCGGGCTTCCTCGCGCGTCTCATCGGTGCGGGGCATCGGTTCGTCGAGACGCGCGAAATCGACGATCCGCGCTACGCGCGCAACGACGCCCTGCGCTGCTACTACTGCAAGACCGCACTGTTCGAAGTGCTGAAGACGCTGGCGGTCGCGGCCGGCGGACGGACGCTCGTCTACGGCGCCATCACCGACGACCTGGGAGACGATCGGCCCGGCATGCGGGCGGCGGCTGAGGCGGGCGTGCGCGCGCCGCTCGTCGAGGCAGGGTTGACCAAGGAGATGGTGCGCTCCCTTTCCCACCGCCTGGGGCTTCCGACCTGGGACAAGCCGGCGATGGCCTGTCTGGCCTCGCGCCTGCCCCGCTTCGTGCCGGTGACCCGCGCGGCGCTCCTGCGCGTCGAGCGTGCCGAGGCGGCGATCAGGGCCCTGGGATATCGCCAGGTGCGCGTCCGCGTCCAGGGGGAAGGGGCGCGGGTCGAGCTGGACCGCGAAGGACTCGTGAAATCCTCCTTCCCCTCCGAGGGGAATCTCGTGATCCAGGCCGTCCTCGCCGCCGGCTTCCGCGCCGCGGTGATCGATCCCCACGGATACAGGCCCGGGGGGCGACCGTCGGTGCAGTCGGCGCCGGCCGTCTGA
- a CDS encoding biotin transporter BioY, whose protein sequence is MVGFALLTWVAAKVSIPLPMTPVPGTLQTLAVLLAGAVLGARGGAVSQASYIFMGMAGLPVFALPGSGPLYLLGPTGGYLVGFIAAAFVVGSAIKRIGGRGVLPAALAFLLGAATIHACGLAWLSVVLGDPAAAFRAGVLPFVLFDLAKVVVATGIHAGYLRCKPVTES, encoded by the coding sequence GTGGTCGGCTTCGCCCTCCTGACTTGGGTGGCGGCCAAGGTCTCCATCCCGCTCCCCATGACACCCGTTCCGGGCACTCTTCAGACACTCGCGGTCCTCCTCGCCGGCGCGGTCCTCGGCGCCCGGGGCGGCGCCGTCAGCCAGGCGTCCTACATCTTCATGGGGATGGCCGGTCTGCCGGTCTTCGCGCTTCCCGGTTCCGGTCCGCTGTACCTCCTCGGGCCGACAGGTGGATACCTGGTTGGATTCATCGCGGCGGCGTTCGTCGTCGGCTCGGCGATCAAGAGGATCGGGGGGCGCGGAGTGCTCCCTGCAGCCTTGGCGTTCCTGCTCGGCGCGGCAACGATTCACGCCTGCGGGCTCGCGTGGCTGTCTGTGGTCCTGGGGGATCCGGCCGCGGCGTTCCGCGCGGGTGTTCTGCCGTTCGTTCTCTTCGACCTCGCGAAGGTCGTCGTCGCGACCGGAATTCATGCCGGGTACCTGCGATGCAAACCCGTCACGGAGAGCTGA